In a single window of the Gossypium hirsutum isolate 1008001.06 chromosome D02, Gossypium_hirsutum_v2.1, whole genome shotgun sequence genome:
- the LOC107910411 gene encoding uncharacterized protein: protein MDREQEEMQFLGFFGIYKESYKVIIACRKIFSKITLSLILPLSFIYLVHMEVSSLLFRKIIHTKVELDEAQSPAKAQKLHDLISNEMAYFWLFKAAYFTLFLIFSLLSTSAVVYTIACIYTARELTFGKVMSVVPKVWKRLMVTFLCTFLTMFVYHVMAIFIMVSSVILLLGSDAVDAVLAVLLVLYFVGFLYMTIIWHLASVISVLEECYGFQAMLKGKNLIKGKLWVAIIIFLKLIISLVIIQAAFQSLVVHGSSLGIAMRVVYAIICFLLLSKLILFVLVIQTVIYFVCKSYHHENIDKSALSDHLEVYLGEYVPLKAKDVQLEQFQV from the coding sequence ATGGACAGAGAGCAAGAAGAGATGCAATTCCTTGGCTTCTTCGGCATTTACAAAGAATCCTACAAAGTCATCATTGCATGCAGAAAAATCTTCAGCAAAATCACACTGTCTCTAATCCTTCCCCTCTCTTTCATCTACCTCGTTCACATGGAAGTTTCCAGTCTTCTCTTCAGAAAAATCATACACACCAAGGTGGAACTCGATGAAGCTCAATCACCCGCCAAAGCCCAGAAACTCCACGACCTTATCTCCAACGAAATGGCTTACTTTTGGCTTTTCAAAGCTGCTTATTTCACCCTCTTTTTAATCTTCTCCCTTCTCTCAACTTCTGCCGTTGTTTACACCATCGCCTGCATATACACAGCTCGAGAACTCACCTTCGGCAAAGTCATGAGCGTCGTTCCCAAGGTCTGGAAAAGGCTCATGGTCACTTTCCTCTGTACTTTCCTCACCATGTTTGTCTATCATGTTATGGCCATTTTCATCATGGTTAGTAGCGTGATTTTATTACTAGGCAGCGATGCGGTCGATGCGGTGTTGGCTGTTTTACTGGTTTTGTACTTCGTGGGGTTCCTTTATATGACCATAATCTGGCACTTGGCTAGCGTTATCTCTGTTTTAGAAGAGTGTTATGGGTTCCAAGCCATGTTGAAGGGCAAGAATCTGATCAAAGGAAAGTTATGGGTAGCCATAATCATCTTTTTGAAACTGATTATCAGCTTGGTCATCATCCAGGCAGCGTTTCAGAGTCTGGTTGTTCATGGAAGCAGCTTGGGGATAGCTATGAGGGTTGTGTATGCAATTATTTGCTTTTTGTTGCTTTCGAAGTTGATCCTGTTTGTATTAGTTATTCAGACGGTGATTTACTTTGTGTGCAAATCATACCACCATGAAAACATAGACAAATCAGCCTTGTCGGATCACTTGGAAGTGTATTTGGGAGAGTATGTGCCATTGAAAGCCAAGGATGTTCAGCTTGAGCAATTTCAAGTGTAG